GCTTTCCGAATTTGGAATATTTTGAGAAGATGCGTTCATGTTTTAATGCCTATGAAAATCAATAACTCTAATTTAAAAAAGCATCATGGCGTCAATATGGAGGAAATATGGATTTTTAGCTTTCATCTCTCCATTTTTCCTGCAAACTCATCGTCTAATATGTCACGGTTAATGCTTCGCCTATTGCTTTCTTTTTGGAAAGTAACCCATTGAAATATAATCTATTGAGAAAAAACCTTGTGAGACGGACTATTATGAGACGAACTATTTTTACTAAGCTCTTTGTGTCTTTATTTAGCCTCAGCATCCTATTAATTGTCGGGATGTCATTATTGGTGAACTACAGTTTTAAAACCGGCTTTCAATCTTATTTGAATAACATTGAGCAAGGAAAAGTGGTGGTATTGGGGGAAAAGCTGCAACCTTATTACAGTGACAAGTTCGGTTGGGATGAACTTAAACAGCATCCCAGAATTTGGGGAGATATGTTTCGTTCAATTGGTGAATTTGCTTTACCTCCGCTAGAAAGAGGCGCGCCGAATCAAAAGCAAGAAGAGGATTTATTAACGCCATTGAGTCATCGAGTTGCCTTGGTGGATAATCATGGTTCGTTAGTGTTTGGCCCTCGGTTGCAGGGGCAGCAAGAGAATGTACAATTTACCCGTCTACCTTTGATGAAAAATGGTAAGAGTATTGGTTGGCTGGAAATAGAACAAAAAAATAGTCTCAGTGGCCCGTTAGTAGAAAGCTTTTATCAACAACAGCAAAAAAATCTCTATTGGATAGTGTCTGTCGCAGGCTTGTTCTCTTTATTCGTGACAGCGCTGTTAGTCCGCTATTTTTTACGCCCACTCAAGCAGCTCCATCGAGGGGCACAATCGTTATCGGCAGGGCGCTATGATGAGAAAATCATACTCGGTGGTCAAGATGAATTCACTGAGCTGGGCAATGCCTTTAATTCTTTAGCGCTAAGTTTAAAAGAGCAGAAAAAAACCAGAGAACAATGGATTACCGATATATCCCATGAGCTTCGTACCCCCATTGCAGTGCTGCGAAGTGAAATTGAAGCAATACAAGATGGGATCCGTCAACCGGAAGCGAAATACATTGACTCTATGCATCATCAAGTCTTGCGCTTAGCTAAACTGGTGGATGATTTGTATCTTCTTTCTCGTTCTGATTCTGGTATTTTAGAAGTGGTGACGAAAAACTTAAATTTGATCGCTACCATAGACCAAGTAATTGATAACTTTGCCTATCGAATGGAAGAGCAGGGGCTATCACTGAAAAAATATTATGATCCAAGTGCTGAAGTCATGTTGCTTGGCGATACTCAGACCTTGCAGCAATTGATGGTGAATTTGTTGGAAAACAGTTTACGTTATACCCATAGCCCAGGGAAAGTTGCGGTCTCCATCACTGAGTCATCCGAGCATGTGGCACTAGTGGTTGAAGATAGCGCACCGTCAGTGGATACTGAACAATTACCTCGCTTATTTGATCGTTTATATCGAGTGGATCAATCGCGTAGTCGTGAGTTAGGTGGCTCTGGGCTTGGGTTATCGATTTGCCAAAATATTGTGGAGCGACATCAAGGTAAGATAAGGGCCTATCAATCTGATTTAGGTGGAATCGCCATTGAAGTCTTGCTCAATAAACAGAATAACCATTAAAGGAAACACCATGCCCTCTAATCAAGCGACGATTTTGATTGTAGAAGATGAACCTACGCTGGCTCAAATCCTAGCTGAATATTTGCAGCAATCGAGCTTTCAGACTCATATTATTGCCGATGGCGCTCACGTTATTGATTGGGTTAAACAGCATTCTCCTAATTTAATCGTATTGGATCTGATGTTACCTAATCGAGATGGGCTCGATATTTATCGTGAGCTGAGAACATTTTCCAATGTCCCTGTCATGATGGCGACCGCAAAAGTTGATGAAATTGATCGCCTTCTCGGGCTGGAACTTGGTGCCGATGATTACATTTGCAAGCCTTACAGTGCCAGAGAAGTTGTGGCGAGAGTTAAAAATGTATTAAGGCGAACCACCGCCGCTCATGAAGACGCTTCCGCTCAGGTGGTTTTAGAGATCAATGAAGAAACGATGACCGCTCATTATCATCAACAGCCTTTAACTCTGACCCCAGCCGAATTTAAATTATTATCTTTACTTTTTGCTCGTCAAGGAAGGGTATTTAATCGTGAGCAATTGATGGATCATATTTATCCTGATAATCGTATTGTTATCGATAGAACCATTGATAGTCATATCAAAAACCTAAGGAAAAAACTGCAAGCGATTGATTCAGAATCAGATTGCATCAAGTCAATTTACGGGGTGGGCTACAAACTCGAACTCTAACATCACCATAAGAGTGAACGTAGAGGCGTTATATTCATAATTTATCCATATTCTCCTCACTTTTTCTTTTGATAATGATTCCCGTTCCAAAGGCGATTGGAACAGAAACTTTTTGAATTTAGCATTTCAATTCCCCTGATCATTTTGAAAGAGAATGGATAATGAAAAAATATATAATTACGTTGTCAGCTTTATTGTTTTCTGCTTATAGCTTTTCTGCACTGGCAGATAACGATCGACCACAGCGACCACCAAGTTTTGAACAGATGGATACCAATGGTGACGGTGAATTAAGCAAAGACGAAGTAAAAGGCCCGCTATTAGACGATTTTGATCAATTTGATAAAGACGGTAGCGGCACGTTAACAGAAGACGAACTGCCTGAACCACCTCAAGGTCGTCAATAAACTTAGCACGATGATAACTAGAAAATTCGATAGCTAGAAAAAGCAGCGCTCAATAGGATGTTTGGCGCTGTTTTTGCGTTTGGGCAATAAAAATACTTTGTAGGATCAAAAAAGCCTCAAGCTGAAATAGGGTACTTGAGGCATAAACAGAGTGGATATCGGTACTAAGCTTGTACTCGTGTGACGGTTATACCCCTCTTTCCCTAAACAAACGTTGGCAGGCACGGCCATCGCTGTGGAATAAATGGCAACGATGAGCAGGAATGCCAATCTTAAATTTATCACCGGCTTCTACATCGAGCGTATCACTTTCACGATAAATGAAATCGGCATCAACATGATCAAGGTTTAAATAAACTTGAGTTTCGTTCCCCAGTTTTTCGACCACTTGTACCTTACCTTCAATAACGACATCACCCTCACCGCTTGGCAATAAGTGTTCTGGTCGGACACCGAGTGACATACGCGAGCCTTGTTCTACGGTTGAGCCATCAACTTGAATCCAAAAAGAGGCTTGGCTCGCCAGTTCGACTTTGACGCGTTCAGCTTCCACTTCTTTCACTTGTACGTTGATGAAGTTCATTTTAGGTGAACCGATAAAGCCAGCCAC
This Vibrio aphrogenes DNA region includes the following protein-coding sequences:
- a CDS encoding ATP-binding protein, producing the protein MRRTIFTKLFVSLFSLSILLIVGMSLLVNYSFKTGFQSYLNNIEQGKVVVLGEKLQPYYSDKFGWDELKQHPRIWGDMFRSIGEFALPPLERGAPNQKQEEDLLTPLSHRVALVDNHGSLVFGPRLQGQQENVQFTRLPLMKNGKSIGWLEIEQKNSLSGPLVESFYQQQQKNLYWIVSVAGLFSLFVTALLVRYFLRPLKQLHRGAQSLSAGRYDEKIILGGQDEFTELGNAFNSLALSLKEQKKTREQWITDISHELRTPIAVLRSEIEAIQDGIRQPEAKYIDSMHHQVLRLAKLVDDLYLLSRSDSGILEVVTKNLNLIATIDQVIDNFAYRMEEQGLSLKKYYDPSAEVMLLGDTQTLQQLMVNLLENSLRYTHSPGKVAVSITESSEHVALVVEDSAPSVDTEQLPRLFDRLYRVDQSRSRELGGSGLGLSICQNIVERHQGKIRAYQSDLGGIAIEVLLNKQNNH
- a CDS encoding response regulator is translated as MPSNQATILIVEDEPTLAQILAEYLQQSSFQTHIIADGAHVIDWVKQHSPNLIVLDLMLPNRDGLDIYRELRTFSNVPVMMATAKVDEIDRLLGLELGADDYICKPYSAREVVARVKNVLRRTTAAHEDASAQVVLEINEETMTAHYHQQPLTLTPAEFKLLSLLFARQGRVFNREQLMDHIYPDNRIVIDRTIDSHIKNLRKKLQAIDSESDCIKSIYGVGYKLEL
- a CDS encoding EF-hand domain-containing protein, whose translation is MKKYIITLSALLFSAYSFSALADNDRPQRPPSFEQMDTNGDGELSKDEVKGPLLDDFDQFDKDGSGTLTEDELPEPPQGRQ